Proteins encoded in a region of the Mixophyes fleayi isolate aMixFle1 chromosome 5, aMixFle1.hap1, whole genome shotgun sequence genome:
- the LOC142159395 gene encoding autophagy-related protein 9A-like, translated as MEAQEQYREYQRLEDFEEDSPPGEEDLLVHVPEAVKDSWHHIKNLDNFFTKVYHFHQKNGFACMVLSDFFELIQFLFVVTFTTFLFRCVEYDVLFANKPVNHTHSGANPDRNKVTLTDAILPAQECALRIQDSGWIIFLLVMAAVFWLYRLVKMFCNLLSYWEIRKFYVRALKIPSDELCNFTWQEVQGRLISLQREHPMCVHKKELTELDIYHRILRFKNYMVAMINKSLLPVCFRLPFIGEVTFLSQGLKYNLELLFFWGPGSLFQNKWNLQPKYKRPGQRLELAQELSRTIILLGLANLFLCPFILVWQILYAFFSYTEVIKREPGSLGARRWSLYGRLYLRHFNELTHELQTRMSRGYKPATKYMNSFASPLLAIAAKNIGFFAGSMLAVLIALTVYDEDVLTVQHILTTITVLGVMVTVARSFIPDEHMVWCPEQLLQCVLAHIHYMPDHWQGHAHKSETRDELAQLFQYKAVFILEELLSPIITPFILIFSLRHKSLEIIDFFRNFSVEVVGVGDICSFAQMDIRKHGNPQWMSEGQTHASVYQQAENGKTELSLMHFAITNPHWQPPLESSVFIGHVKEKVQQDAANAPPAQQILCDAPICSSILSTESGTAPDNLLASVLVHPVLTASGLPTRDRRFAHPTTTASAAASVLASLSASQIFSRPQGAHSNTSMYNSERTVLQQSTVSPSDSQIHSISRSSLLASEFASAEMSLHAIYMHEVHQNQGSSQRPLGMWQAADMSPHQRPHTGNMSGYRGLRLGGWEEEEEERSLAQVASVGQSSSSGSS; from the exons ATGGAGGCTCAGGAGCAGTACCGGGAGTATCAGAGGTTAGAGGACTTCGAGGAGGATTCTCCGCCCGGTGAGGAGGATTTGCTGGTACATGTTCCGGAGGCAGTGAAAG ATTCCTGGCATCACATAAAGAATCTGGATAACTTCTTCACCAAG GTCTATCACTTCCACCAGAAGAACGGCTTCGCCTGCATGGTGCTATCGGACTTCTTTGAACTTAT CCAGTTCCTCTTTGTTGTGACATTCACAACCTTCCTGTTTCGCTGTGTGGAATATGATGTCCTCTTTGCCAATAAACCCGTCAACCACACCCATTCAGGTGCCAACCCTGACCGCAACAAGGTGACCTTGACTGATGCCATCTTACCAGCTCAAGAGTGCGCACTCAG GATCCAGGATAGTGGTTGGATTATTTTCCTGCTGGTCATGGCCGCCGTCTTCTGGCTGTACCGTCTCGTAAAGATGTTTTGTAATCTGCTGAGTTACTGGGAGATTCGCAAATTCTACGTCCGAGCCCTGAAAATCCCCTCG GACGAGTTGTGTAACTTCACATGGCAGGAGGTACAAGGTCGTCTGATCTCGCTGCAGAGAGAACACCCAATGTGTGTGCACAAAAAGGAGCTGACTGAACTTGACATCTACCATCGCATTCTACGCTTTAAAAACTACATGGTGGCCATGATCAATAAGAGCCTTCTTCCTGTCTGCTTCCGCCTTCCATTCATCGGGGAGGTCACCTTCCTCAGCCAGGGTCTCAAGTACAACTTGGAGCTTCTCTTCTTCTGGGGTCCGGGCTCTCTCTTCCAGAACAAGTGGAATCTGCAGCCCAAGTACAAACGTCCTGGCCAAAGACTGGAACTGGCTCAGGAGCTGAGTCGTACTATCATCCTCCTCGGACTGGCCAACCTCTTCCTCTGTCCATTCATATTAGTGTGGCAGATCCTCTATGCCTTCTTCAGTTACACTGAAGTTATTAAAAGGGAACCTGGAAGTTTAGGTGCCAGGCGCTGGTCACTCTATGGTCGACTTTACCTTCGCCACTTCAATGAGCTAACACACGAGCTCCAGACGCGAATGAGTCGTGGATACAAACCTGCCACCAAGTACATGAACTCCTTTGCCTCACCGTTGCTGGCTATTGCTGCCAAGAACATTGGCTTCTTTGCAGGATCTATGTTGGCCGTCCTCATTGCACTGACCGTGTACGATGAAGATGTGTTGACTGTGCAGCATATCTTGACCACCATTACTGTCCTTGGAGTGATGGTCACTGTAGCCAG GTCTTTCATACCAGATGAGCATATGGTGTGGTGCCCAGAGCAGCTCCTGCAGTGTGTCCTGGCACATATCCACTATATGCCTGACCACTGGCAGGGGCACGCTCATAAGTCAGAGACCCGCGATGAGCTGGCACAGCTCTTCCAGTATAAGGCG GTCTTTATTCTGGAAGAACTTCTCAGTCCAATCATCACTCCATTCATCCTGATCTTCTCTCTGCGCCACAAATCGCTGGAGATCATCGACTTCTTCCGAAACTTTTCAGTGGAAGTTGTGGGAGTCGGAGATATCTGCTCATTTGCTCAAATGGACATCAGGAAACATGGAAACCCTCAG TGGATGTCTGAGGGGCAGACCCACGCCTCTGTGTACCAGCAGGCTGAGAATGGAAAGACAGAGTTGTCACTCATGCACTTTGCAATCACAAATCCGCACTGGCAGCCCCCACTGGAGAGTTCGGTCTTTATCGGTCACGTGAAAGAGAAGGTTCAGCAGGATGCGGCCAATGCTCCCCCAGCCCAGCAAATTCTGTGTGATGCTCCGATCTGCAGCTCTATCCTTTCTACGGAGTCTGGAACAGCG CCTGATAATTTGTTGGCCAGTGTTCTGGTTCACCCCGTCCTTACTGCCAGTGGGTTACCCACACGAGACCGACGCTTTGCACATCCCACTACTACAGCATCTGCCGCAGCTAGTGTCTTAGCGTCTCTCTCCGCATCGCAGATCTTCAGCCGACCACAGGGGGCGCACTCCAACACTTCAATGTACAACAGTGAGCGGACTGTCCTGCAGCAGAG CACCGTGTCTCCGAGTGACTCCCAGATTCACAGTATCTCTCGCTCCTCCCTACTGGCCTCCGAGTTTGCATCTGCTGAGATGAGCCTACATGCCATTTACATGCACGAG GTGCACCAGAATCAGGGGTCATCACAGCGCCCTCTAGGGATGTGGCAAGCTGCAGACATGTCCCCACATCAAAGACCGCACACAG GAAACATGTCGGGATACCGTGGGCTGCGTCTTGGTGgctgggaggaggaggaggaggaacggAGCCTCGCACAGGTGGCGTCAGTGGGACAGAGTAGCAGTAGCGGAAGCAGTTAG